A genome region from Methylobacterium sp. FF17 includes the following:
- a CDS encoding chemotaxis protein CheW produces MTQTRGEAWAAPHPRVPTQERTLGLLEERSRALARRGRAAAEATATRSYLVCACGGDRFGLPLAQVAQVLPMRPVTPLPEAGPAVLGLIALAGRVVSLLALARALGRPADPAGEAAHVVLVRGGAAPVALAVDRVLGVAEIPDAALDTAYAEAGLSAEAVSGYAPPGAGPGAESGFVAIDLPRLMRRYLS; encoded by the coding sequence GTGACCCAGACCCGTGGCGAGGCCTGGGCGGCCCCGCACCCGCGCGTGCCGACACAGGAGCGCACACTGGGCTTGCTGGAGGAGCGCTCGCGCGCCCTCGCCCGCCGCGGGCGCGCGGCGGCGGAGGCCACGGCGACGCGGAGCTATCTCGTCTGCGCCTGCGGGGGCGACCGCTTCGGCCTTCCCCTGGCGCAGGTGGCGCAGGTCCTGCCGATGCGGCCGGTGACACCCCTGCCGGAAGCGGGGCCAGCCGTGCTCGGCCTCATCGCCCTGGCCGGGCGCGTGGTCAGCCTGCTCGCCCTGGCCCGCGCGCTGGGCCGTCCGGCGGATCCGGCCGGCGAGGCGGCGCACGTGGTGCTGGTGCGCGGCGGCGCGGCACCGGTGGCGCTGGCCGTGGACCGGGTCCTCGGCGTCGCGGAGATCCCGGACGCGGCACTGGATACCGCCTATGCCGAGGCGGGTTTGAGCGCCGAGGCGGTTTCGGGCTATGCCCCGCCCGGTGCCGGACCTGGAGCCGAATCCGGGTTCGTCGCCATCGACCTGCCGCGCCTGATGCGGCGATACCTGTCCTGA
- a CDS encoding methyl-accepting chemotaxis protein — translation MSFSIGKRILLGFVAITVVVVALGLYALGQIATVRETTDSIVARDLTVARQLDDLANKARDMGLQRRNAIIALLMRARGGPEREDVSGAWRRTATEADAILAELVRATEGYRARSISEERGLTWRKLNAIAIEAMAEFRELRTASEAQFAAIAAKDVDGVEARNEALNRNQDLFLNDIERTRGALDEGIAAGQRSVADLYERSRLSILMTLAACILLSILITILISRAVVRPLEEVMAFVERVGEGDLSGNLAARGKDEIGRLGRTLNRMVAGLADLARTNRAATADLNAAAAEIRASAQEQAASVEEQFAAVQETAATVDEITHSGAQIGKRAGEVIATAQSTAQTSRAGLRAVADTARAMDAIREQAEAVAGNIVALSEKTQAIGDIISTVNDISERTHLLALNAAIEAAAAGESGRSFAVVASEMKLLADQAKAATGQVRTILGEIQRGINTSVMLTEEAVKRAATGKARSDTTQRTIEEITARVEESVQTFQQIVASTNQQQLGIEQVMGALQNIRQASQQTAAGTREVEAASANLTELAQALMALAERYRH, via the coding sequence GTGTCGTTCTCGATCGGAAAACGCATCCTCCTCGGCTTCGTCGCCATCACCGTGGTCGTGGTGGCCCTGGGTCTCTACGCCCTCGGCCAGATCGCCACGGTGCGCGAGACCACCGATTCCATCGTGGCACGCGACCTCACGGTGGCGCGGCAACTCGACGATCTCGCCAACAAGGCCCGCGACATGGGCCTGCAACGCCGAAACGCGATCATCGCCCTGCTGATGCGGGCCCGCGGCGGCCCCGAGCGGGAGGACGTGTCCGGAGCCTGGCGCCGGACCGCCACGGAAGCCGACGCGATCCTGGCCGAACTCGTCCGCGCCACGGAGGGCTATCGCGCCCGTTCGATCTCGGAGGAGCGCGGCCTCACCTGGCGCAAGCTCAACGCCATCGCGATCGAGGCGATGGCCGAGTTCCGGGAACTGCGCACCGCGAGCGAGGCGCAGTTCGCCGCCATCGCGGCCAAGGACGTCGACGGCGTCGAGGCGCGCAACGAGGCCCTGAACCGCAACCAGGACCTGTTCCTCAACGATATCGAGCGCACGCGCGGCGCCCTCGACGAGGGTATCGCGGCCGGGCAGCGCAGCGTCGCCGACCTCTACGAGCGCAGCCGGCTCTCCATCCTCATGACGCTCGCGGCCTGCATTCTCCTCAGCATCCTCATCACCATCCTGATCAGCCGGGCCGTGGTGCGGCCCCTGGAGGAGGTCATGGCCTTCGTGGAGCGGGTCGGCGAGGGCGACCTCTCCGGGAACCTCGCGGCGCGCGGCAAGGACGAGATCGGCCGGCTCGGGCGCACGCTCAACCGGATGGTGGCGGGTCTGGCCGACCTCGCCCGCACCAACCGGGCGGCGACGGCCGACCTCAACGCGGCGGCGGCCGAGATCCGCGCCTCCGCCCAGGAACAGGCGGCCAGCGTCGAGGAGCAGTTCGCGGCCGTGCAGGAGACGGCGGCCACGGTGGACGAGATCACGCATTCCGGCGCGCAGATCGGCAAGCGGGCCGGCGAGGTGATCGCCACGGCGCAGTCCACGGCCCAGACCTCCCGCGCCGGACTGCGCGCCGTGGCCGACACGGCGCGTGCCATGGACGCGATCCGCGAGCAGGCGGAGGCGGTGGCCGGCAACATCGTCGCCCTGTCGGAGAAGACGCAGGCCATCGGCGACATCATCAGCACCGTCAACGACATCTCGGAGCGCACGCACCTCCTCGCCCTGAACGCCGCCATCGAGGCGGCGGCGGCGGGCGAGAGCGGGCGCAGCTTCGCGGTGGTCGCCTCCGAGATGAAGCTGCTGGCCGACCAGGCCAAGGCCGCGACGGGGCAGGTCCGCACCATCCTCGGCGAGATCCAGCGCGGCATCAACACGTCCGTCATGCTCACCGAGGAGGCGGTCAAGCGCGCCGCCACCGGCAAGGCCCGCTCCGACACGACCCAGCGGACGATCGAGGAGATCACCGCCCGGGTCGAGGAGAGCGTGCAGACCTTCCAGCAGATCGTCGCCTCGACGAACCAGCAGCAACTCGGCATCGAGCAGGTGATGGGCGCCCTGCAGAACATCCGGCAGGCGAGCCAGCAGACGGCGGCCGGCACCCGCGAGGTCGAGGCGGCCTCGGCCAACCTCACCGAACTCGCCCAGGCCCTGATGGCCCTGGCCGAGCGCTACCGGCACTGA
- a CDS encoding hybrid sensor histidine kinase/response regulator, with the protein MDIRQLLLAAFEVEHREHIDAIRTALAGGGAESGPDWNDVFRRAHSLKGASRAVDLPAVEAVAHRLEALFERVSAQDGGLSRDDAAAVHLALDRIEAYVAGLTEGAGPDMPGDALAALDRALDPAAAPPEPPAPPPPAPPPAAPPVVPVAKNVPADALAEGQQALLRIPADAIEALTRATHDLASALGGEALVADGLTRLARRAAELARLVERLRLADASRAGAAGETRAEADWRTLELGLTGLSRDAAEVSRMRGALGASVEGAMARVSGEAERLALVPAETAFGGFPRALREHAREAGREIEVAVRGLELPVDRGMLQVLKDPVLHALRNALSHGAEPPEARERQGKAPALAIGLDVSVQGGRLVIRIGDDGRGPDLAAIAETARRRGLLAPGAEPGPEALLALVLEPGFSTAAAVDTLSGRGIGLSVAADAARRLGGTVRLAPRAPFGTELVMSLPLSAARRAMLLVEAGGVTYALPSTSAERLMRLGEADLGSAMGRTVTRVEIDGVAATIPVLDLASLLGAATEGPRTGETRPAILLRTAGRRCVLAVDALADVRTLRVLPAPPIGADARLISGTVILPGDRPALVLDAEGLAARAADSGNGAAPQSTLTRGTIVQAPRSTILVVDDSITTRTLEKGILEAAGYRVVVCVDGQDALDRLRAGIEPVDLVVADVEMPRLDGFGLVKALRADTAFARLPIILMTSRGDAEDVARGLDLGADAYLTKQSFDQRQLLDTIGQLL; encoded by the coding sequence ATGGACATCCGCCAACTCCTTCTCGCGGCCTTCGAGGTCGAGCACCGCGAGCACATCGACGCGATCCGCACGGCCCTGGCCGGCGGCGGCGCCGAATCCGGTCCGGACTGGAACGACGTCTTCCGGCGGGCGCACAGTCTGAAGGGGGCGTCCCGGGCCGTCGACCTGCCGGCGGTGGAGGCCGTCGCGCATCGCCTGGAGGCCTTGTTCGAACGCGTCTCGGCGCAGGATGGCGGCCTGTCGCGGGACGATGCCGCCGCCGTCCACCTCGCCCTCGATCGGATCGAAGCCTATGTCGCCGGGCTGACCGAAGGTGCCGGACCCGACATGCCGGGCGACGCCCTCGCGGCCCTCGATCGGGCCCTCGACCCGGCCGCCGCCCCGCCGGAGCCCCCGGCACCTCCTCCTCCAGCCCCTCCCCCCGCCGCCCCGCCGGTCGTGCCGGTCGCCAAGAATGTGCCGGCGGACGCCCTGGCCGAGGGCCAGCAGGCGCTGCTGCGCATCCCGGCGGATGCGATCGAGGCGCTGACGCGCGCCACGCACGACCTGGCGAGCGCCCTCGGCGGCGAGGCTCTCGTGGCCGACGGTCTGACCCGCCTCGCCCGCCGGGCCGCCGAACTCGCCCGCCTCGTCGAGCGCCTGCGCCTCGCGGACGCGTCGAGGGCCGGCGCGGCGGGCGAGACCCGGGCGGAAGCCGACTGGCGCACCCTGGAGTTGGGCCTCACGGGGCTCTCCCGCGACGCCGCCGAGGTGTCGCGGATGCGCGGCGCCCTGGGCGCCTCCGTGGAGGGGGCGATGGCGCGGGTCTCGGGCGAGGCCGAGCGTCTGGCCCTGGTGCCCGCCGAGACGGCCTTCGGCGGTTTCCCCCGGGCGCTGCGCGAGCATGCCCGCGAGGCGGGACGCGAGATCGAGGTCGCGGTGCGGGGCCTGGAACTTCCCGTCGACCGGGGGATGCTCCAGGTCCTGAAGGATCCCGTGCTGCACGCCCTGCGCAATGCCCTCAGCCACGGGGCCGAACCGCCCGAGGCGCGCGAGCGTCAGGGCAAGGCGCCTGCACTCGCCATCGGCCTCGACGTGTCCGTTCAGGGCGGTCGGCTCGTCATCCGTATCGGGGATGACGGGCGCGGACCGGATCTCGCCGCCATCGCCGAGACCGCGCGCCGTCGTGGCCTGCTCGCGCCAGGGGCTGAGCCGGGCCCCGAGGCCCTGCTGGCCCTCGTGCTCGAACCCGGATTCTCCACCGCCGCCGCCGTCGACACCCTCTCGGGCCGCGGCATCGGCCTCTCGGTGGCGGCCGACGCCGCGCGCCGCCTCGGTGGCACGGTCCGGCTCGCGCCGCGCGCGCCCTTCGGCACCGAACTCGTCATGAGTCTGCCGCTTTCGGCCGCGCGCCGAGCGATGCTGCTGGTGGAGGCGGGCGGTGTCACCTACGCCCTGCCGAGCACGTCGGCCGAGCGCCTGATGCGGCTGGGCGAAGCGGACCTCGGATCGGCCATGGGGCGCACCGTCACGCGGGTGGAGATCGACGGCGTTGCCGCAACCATTCCGGTTCTCGACCTCGCAAGTCTCCTCGGCGCGGCCACCGAGGGACCACGCACGGGTGAGACGCGTCCCGCGATCCTACTGCGTACCGCCGGGCGGCGCTGCGTGCTGGCCGTCGATGCGCTCGCGGACGTGCGTACCCTGCGGGTGCTGCCGGCGCCTCCGATCGGCGCCGATGCGCGCCTGATCTCCGGGACCGTGATCCTCCCGGGCGACCGACCGGCCCTCGTCCTCGACGCTGAGGGGCTCGCGGCGCGCGCCGCGGATTCCGGGAATGGTGCGGCGCCACAATCTACTTTAACGCGCGGAACGATCGTGCAGGCGCCACGTTCGACGATCCTCGTCGTGGACGATTCGATCACGACGCGCACCTTGGAGAAGGGCATCTTGGAAGCGGCCGGGTACCGCGTCGTCGTCTGCGTCGATGGTCAGGACGCGCTCGACCGCCTGCGCGCGGGCATCGAGCCCGTGGATCTCGTGGTGGCCGACGTGGAGATGCCGCGCCTCGACGGCTTCGGCCTCGTGAAGGCCCTGCGCGCCGACACCGCCTTCGCCCGCCTGCCCATTATCCTGATGACCTCGCGGGGCGACGCCGAGGACGTGGCGCGCGGCCTCGATCTCGGCGCCGACGCCTATCTCACGAAGCAGAGCTTCGACCAGCGCCAACTCCTCGACACGATCGGGCAATTGCTGTGA
- the cheB gene encoding chemotaxis-specific protein-glutamate methyltransferase CheB — translation MLVEDSLVVRQLLIHIVGRDPRLEVVAAVASGEEALATIGTARPDVVSMDIRLPGIDGLETTRRIMAERPTPIVVIADAIEDSSLRISMNALRAGALSVVEKPVATTHAGYDAVATEICTQLRIMAAVPVIRRRPIGSEWAGRVGAVPAPLSATLRVPETASILAIAASTGGPPALARVIGGLPANYPLPVLVVQHMGAAFMEGFAAWLNGVVGLTVTVARDGERAEPGHAYVAPGDRHLELGPGGHLRLTDAAPVGGQRPAATALFRSVARHAGPRGIGVLLTGMGEDGATGLLDMRRAGGLTIAEDESTAVVFGMPAAAIRLSAAGSVLPLDRIPAHLGRLAEEAP, via the coding sequence ATGCTGGTCGAGGATTCCCTCGTGGTGCGCCAGCTCCTCATCCACATCGTCGGGCGCGATCCGCGCCTGGAGGTGGTGGCGGCCGTGGCCTCCGGCGAGGAGGCTCTGGCGACCATCGGCACGGCCCGCCCGGACGTCGTCTCGATGGATATCCGGCTTCCCGGCATCGACGGGCTGGAGACGACCCGGCGCATCATGGCGGAACGCCCCACACCGATCGTGGTCATCGCCGACGCGATCGAGGATTCCTCGCTGCGGATCTCCATGAACGCCCTGCGGGCGGGGGCCCTCTCGGTGGTCGAGAAGCCCGTTGCCACCACGCATGCGGGCTACGATGCGGTGGCGACCGAGATCTGCACGCAGCTGCGCATCATGGCGGCCGTGCCCGTGATCCGCCGCAGGCCGATCGGCTCGGAATGGGCGGGTCGGGTCGGGGCCGTCCCGGCGCCGCTCTCGGCGACCCTCCGGGTGCCCGAGACCGCCAGCATCCTGGCCATCGCGGCCTCCACCGGCGGGCCCCCCGCCCTCGCCCGGGTCATCGGTGGCCTGCCCGCGAATTATCCCCTGCCCGTCCTCGTCGTCCAGCACATGGGCGCTGCCTTCATGGAGGGCTTCGCCGCCTGGCTGAACGGCGTCGTCGGCCTCACCGTCACCGTGGCCCGGGACGGCGAGCGGGCCGAGCCGGGCCATGCCTACGTGGCACCGGGGGACAGGCACCTCGAACTCGGACCGGGCGGGCACCTGCGCCTGACCGATGCGGCCCCGGTCGGCGGGCAGCGGCCGGCCGCCACGGCCCTGTTCCGCTCCGTCGCCCGCCACGCAGGCCCGCGCGGCATCGGCGTGCTCCTGACCGGGATGGGCGAGGACGGAGCGACCGGCCTCCTCGACATGCGCCGGGCCGGGGGCCTGACGATCGCCGAGGACGAGAGCACCGCCGTGGTCTTCGGCATGCCGGCGGCCGCGATCCGGCTGTCCGCCGCCGGCAGCGTGCTGCCCCTGGACCGCATCCCCGCCCACCTGGGCCGCCTCGCGGAGGAGGCCCCGTGA
- a CDS encoding response regulator, with protein sequence MSEPSAEPPITRTPTEPPPRLLLVEDSETQALELRLLLESRGFAVERCATAEAALDHLNTRLPDLVVADHHLPGMNGDEFARQLRLSLRTRALPLLMLTGARDGERQGLESGADAYVAKSADRDLLVLRIRALLRERTGGPDGPGVSAFRRGRVLVIDGSATYRTFLAGLLAHEGHEVATADGHATALAALDAAGAAFDCVTIDLLGATYDGLALCRAISDGRRAALAGRESGAPTFQVVGIAGTMPTKDFLVAAFAAGADDVVSKSDGEVLVLRVRSLVRRKLLEEDNRRIASEFGERERALERARAEAEAAEARAALAGALEQANADLATANRKLTDAQAKLVQAAKMASLGELVAGIAHEINNPLAFILAHQGTVERVLGEVVAEPDSPDNPRRLGKCGDRVGAMRMGLTRIQDLVLNLRKFSRLDEGERTRVHVPEAIETVLALIQHKLGDRIAVVRDFAGRPEIHCTPALLNQVVMNILGNAADAMPDGGTITIETRLTPEADLIRISDTGPGIPEALREKIFEPFFTTKPVGSGTGLGLAIAYSVVQAHSGSLGVEAAPGGGACFVIGIPRQTD encoded by the coding sequence GTGAGCGAGCCCTCCGCCGAGCCCCCCATAACCCGGACTCCAACCGAGCCCCCGCCACGCCTGCTCCTCGTCGAGGATTCGGAAACCCAGGCCCTCGAACTGCGCCTGCTCCTCGAATCGCGCGGGTTCGCGGTGGAGCGCTGCGCCACGGCGGAGGCGGCCCTCGACCACCTGAACACCCGCCTGCCCGACCTCGTCGTCGCCGACCACCACCTGCCCGGCATGAACGGCGACGAGTTCGCGCGCCAGCTCCGGCTCTCCCTGCGCACCCGGGCCCTGCCCCTCCTGATGCTCACCGGAGCCCGCGATGGCGAGCGCCAGGGCCTGGAGAGCGGGGCCGACGCCTACGTGGCGAAATCCGCCGACCGGGACCTCCTCGTCCTGCGCATCCGCGCCCTCCTGCGCGAGCGCACGGGTGGCCCCGACGGCCCCGGCGTTTCCGCCTTCCGGCGCGGGCGCGTCCTGGTGATCGACGGCAGCGCCACCTACCGCACCTTCCTCGCCGGCCTCCTGGCGCATGAGGGACACGAGGTCGCCACCGCGGATGGCCACGCCACGGCGCTGGCCGCCCTCGATGCAGCGGGCGCGGCGTTCGACTGCGTGACCATCGACCTCCTGGGGGCGACCTATGACGGGCTCGCCCTGTGCCGGGCGATCAGCGACGGCCGCCGCGCCGCGCTGGCGGGTCGGGAATCCGGCGCGCCCACCTTCCAGGTCGTGGGTATCGCCGGAACGATGCCCACCAAGGATTTCCTGGTGGCGGCCTTCGCGGCCGGCGCCGACGACGTCGTTTCGAAGTCGGATGGCGAGGTACTCGTCCTGCGGGTGCGCAGCCTCGTGCGCCGCAAGCTGCTGGAGGAGGACAATCGCCGCATCGCCAGCGAGTTCGGCGAGCGCGAGCGCGCCCTGGAGCGGGCCCGCGCCGAGGCGGAGGCCGCCGAGGCCCGCGCGGCCCTGGCCGGAGCCCTCGAACAGGCGAACGCGGATCTGGCCACCGCCAACCGCAAGCTCACCGACGCACAGGCCAAGCTCGTCCAGGCCGCCAAGATGGCGTCTCTCGGCGAACTCGTGGCCGGCATCGCCCACGAGATCAACAACCCGCTGGCCTTCATCCTGGCGCACCAGGGCACGGTGGAGCGCGTCCTGGGGGAGGTGGTCGCCGAGCCGGACTCCCCGGACAATCCGCGCCGCCTCGGCAAATGCGGCGACCGCGTCGGCGCCATGCGGATGGGCCTGACCCGCATCCAGGACCTCGTGCTCAACCTGCGCAAGTTCTCCCGCCTCGACGAGGGCGAGCGGACCCGCGTGCACGTGCCGGAGGCGATCGAGACCGTGCTCGCCCTGATCCAGCACAAGCTCGGCGACCGGATCGCGGTGGTGCGCGACTTCGCGGGCAGGCCGGAGATCCACTGCACCCCGGCCCTGCTCAATCAGGTGGTGATGAACATCCTGGGGAACGCGGCCGATGCCATGCCGGACGGCGGCACCATCACGATCGAGACGCGGCTCACGCCGGAGGCCGATCTCATCCGCATCAGCGATACGGGACCCGGTATCCCGGAAGCCCTGCGCGAGAAGATCTTCGAGCCGTTCTTCACGACGAAGCCCGTTGGGTCCGGTACGGGGCTCGGCCTCGCGATTGCGTACAGCGTGGTACAAGCGCATAGCGGCTCGCTCGGCGTCGAGGCCGCTCCCGGTGGCGGAGCCTGCTTCGTGATCGGTATCCCACGGCAGACGGACTGA